Sequence from the Acetomicrobium sp. S15 = DSM 107314 genome:
ATCGCCGATAATGTCTACCGCGGCCTTGCATCTATCGACCATGATGGAATAGATGTTTATAGGGAACGCTACAGGACTTTTTTAAAGGAGATAACCGACCTGGATGCAGAGCTGTGGGTCCATGGATGTCTTGACCAATACGCAGGCGTTTAGAAATCTCGGTTGTTCGGTCAGGCCGACAGGGGGGGTCTCGAAGACGTCGCTTTTTCTGAGGATCGTTCCTCCGTGATGTATTATCCCCCCTACCGAACTTTGGGTAAGGGGAATGGCATCACCGTCCAAAAGCCCCTCGTAGCCGCGACGAATTCCCACAACATCAAGACC
This genomic interval carries:
- a CDS encoding 2-amino-4-hydroxy-6-hydroxymethyldihydropteridine diphosphokinase; the protein is GLDVVGIRRGYEGLLDGDAIPLTQSSVGGIIHHGGTILRKSDVFETPPVGLTEQPRFLNACVLVKTSMDPQLCIQVGYLL